In Sander vitreus isolate 19-12246 chromosome 4, sanVit1, whole genome shotgun sequence, the genomic stretch AAATGTAAGGGCGTCACCCTGTCGAAAACTGACAAATAAATTAGCAAATGGTGAGTGTTGGTGTTTAAAAATCCATACACCATGAACCTCACCTACTGAAACCTGAATTTCGTCTTACCTACAGTATGGACATTTTCAGTCGGGCCGACACTGCTGGCATTACTGCAGACTCCCCTGCCTTCCAGCAGGGCACGGAGGGGCCTTGGCTCGTCCTCTGAAGGTGCACAACGTAGACCATGGGCGCAGCTCAGAATGTAGACCCCGCATGGTTCTCCAATGCCCGGAGCGGTGGCATTTAAATCTACAGCAGGCTGAATCTGTGTGGACTTTGATTTACAGGTGGGACATCCTCTGGATGGTGTGGTCAGCGGCATTATTGGGCTTGACAGAGCCAGCTGCAGGAGGAGCAGCACCAGGATgttaaaatacagaaacatCTCACAATGAAAGTTGTCCACTAATAAACGGTAACAGTCAAGTCTCCTACAACTGACTTGCTGAGGACTTCTGATCCCTCTTTTGCACTATCTTAGTTTAGTTCCACTGACTGCAGTTTGCATGTGTGTCGAAAGGTGGATAGTAATTCCCTCAAGCCAAGGCAAAGTGATAATGAGGCTGTCAGACACCACCGCAGCAGCTTTTAAAGAGTCGAAACCAGTGGGGAAAGGTATGGGAGGGTACGTGATGGAGAATGTTAGTTTTCCCTCTCATTTCCACACAGCTGAGCACACCCCGTTCCCCCTTgtctctgacacacactcacgcatgCTCATACCATTTGTTGTCTGTCATCTTGCAGGATAGTAATGTGTTTCTACGCCGACATAAATCCCTAGTGATCACTCTGTATGCTACTCCATTGCTCTGCCTTTTCCCCCACTGAGGGGATCATTTATTTACACAGGTGACACTTTCATGTAACcaaccaatcactgctcagCTTCAccatttaagtttttaaaaaatcactgcttttttttaaatcataaaaaataaacataaatttgGATATTGCCATCTGTCTATACAGAATTTATCACCACGGGTagttgaaaacaaaaatgacagtaaaagaacaaaaatacacaattaCAAAATGGAAAAGTAAAGCCAACACAGTATTCTCAGCATGATTTAAAATGCACATAAATTAAGTAAAAAGAAACttgagtttaaaaaagaagTATGAATAATCTTACTGGccttataaaatacaataaaggaAGAGGAATTT encodes the following:
- the LOC144516741 gene encoding insulin-like growth factor-binding protein 6 — translated: MFLYFNILVLLLLQLALSSPIMPLTTPSRGCPTCKSKSTQIQPAVDLNATAPGIGEPCGVYILSCAHGLRCAPSEDEPRPLRALLEGRGVCSNASSVGPTENVHTVDPAPTEDPDEAPCRKLLNTLIEGLDAHLFKSNHDIYMPNCDKRGFFRKKQCWSSRGKRRGKCWCVDPNGMPVSSNAKQKGGLSC